Proteins encoded within one genomic window of Gallus gallus isolate bGalGal1 chromosome 1, bGalGal1.mat.broiler.GRCg7b, whole genome shotgun sequence:
- the TMEM30CP gene encoding cell cycle control protein 50C isoform 2 (isoform 2 is encoded by transcript variant 2), which produces MLGDVFMYYGLQNFYQNHRRYALSRSDEQLLGRNVDVQNSYCAPFATYQNGTPMAPCGAIANSMFNDTIDLFYNFNSSVIQVPLLKTGNSWWTDKNVKFRNPESHNLSAAFAGTARPPYWHKAVYLLDEEDEKNNGYINDDFIIWMRVSAFATFRNLYRRISRKGQFTDGLPAGNYTFHISYNFPVSKFKGKKYVILSTMVWSGGSNPFLGIAYLVCGAAATLTGFIITAIHLKLRKKKTYFQRRKRSLDCSAKANVCCE; this is translated from the exons ATGCTG GGTGATGTTTTTATGTACTACGGCCTGCAAAACTTCTATCAAAATCACCGTCGATATGCACTATCTAGGAGCGATGAACAACTGTTGGGTCGAAATGTAgat GTTCAGAACAGCTACTGTGCACCCTTTGCCACTTACCAAAATGGAACACCAATGGCTCCTTGCGGTGCTATTGCCAACAGCATGTTCAATG ATACTATTGATCTTTTTTACAATTTTAACTCATCTGTTATTCAAGTACCGCTGCTGAAGACTGGCAACAGTTGGTGGAcagataaaaatgtgaaatttcgCAATCCAGAATCACACAATCTCTCTGCTGCATTTGCAG GAACAGCAAGACCTCCGTACTGGCATAAAGCAGTGTATTTGTTAGATgaggaagatgaaaagaataATGGTTATATAAATGATGACTTCATTATCTGGATGCGAGTATCAGCCTTCGCTACGTTCAGAAACCTTTATCGTCGTATCAGCCGGAAAGGGCAGTTTACTGATGGCCTCCCAGCAGGGAATTATACTTTTCATATTTCGTACA ACTTCCCCGTTTCCAAATTCAAGGGGAAGAAGTATGTGATTCTTTCAACCATGGTATGGAGTGGAGGAAGTAACCCGTTCCTGGGAATTGCCTATTTGGTTTGTGGCGCAGCAGCAACCCTGACAGGTTTTATCATAACTGCCATCCACTTAAAgctcagaaaaaagaaaacatactttCAGAGACGCAAACGTTCCCTGGATTGCTCAGCGAAGGCAAATGTGTGCTGTGAATGA
- the TMEM30CP gene encoding cell cycle control protein 50C isoform 1 (isoform 1 is encoded by transcript variant 1), giving the protein MKNKKSSAPQEAETRPSRCPDNSAFKQQKLPAWKPQLTAASVLSTFFLTGAFCLSVGVSLIVAAKSVREIQVDYSDKCSHCSKLRENSSNWNSECLCSINITLAEDMLGDVFMYYGLQNFYQNHRRYALSRSDEQLLGRNVDVQNSYCAPFATYQNGTPMAPCGAIANSMFNDTIDLFYNFNSSVIQVPLLKTGNSWWTDKNVKFRNPESHNLSAAFAGTARPPYWHKAVYLLDEEDEKNNGYINDDFIIWMRVSAFATFRNLYRRISRKGQFTDGLPAGNYTFHISYNFPVSKFKGKKYVILSTMVWSGGSNPFLGIAYLVCGAAATLTGFIITAIHLKLRKKKTYFQRRKRSLDCSAKANVCCE; this is encoded by the exons ATGAAGAATAAGAAGAGTTCTGCTCCACAAGAAGCAGAAACACGTCCTTCCAGGTGTCCAGATAACAGTGCATTCAAACAACAGAAGCTACCGGCGTGGAAACCCCAGCTCACCGCTGCATCTGTGCTCTCCACTTTCTTTCTCACGGGAGCATTTTGCCTTTCTGTGGGAGTCTCCCTCATAGTAGCTGCAAAGAGCGTCAGAGAAATCCAG GTTGATTATTCAGATAAATGCTCACATTGTTCAAAACTTCGTGAAAATTCCTCTAATTGGAACAGTGAATGCCTCTGTTCTATCAATATCACACTAGCAGAAGATATGCTG GGTGATGTTTTTATGTACTACGGCCTGCAAAACTTCTATCAAAATCACCGTCGATATGCACTATCTAGGAGCGATGAACAACTGTTGGGTCGAAATGTAgat GTTCAGAACAGCTACTGTGCACCCTTTGCCACTTACCAAAATGGAACACCAATGGCTCCTTGCGGTGCTATTGCCAACAGCATGTTCAATG ATACTATTGATCTTTTTTACAATTTTAACTCATCTGTTATTCAAGTACCGCTGCTGAAGACTGGCAACAGTTGGTGGAcagataaaaatgtgaaatttcgCAATCCAGAATCACACAATCTCTCTGCTGCATTTGCAG GAACAGCAAGACCTCCGTACTGGCATAAAGCAGTGTATTTGTTAGATgaggaagatgaaaagaataATGGTTATATAAATGATGACTTCATTATCTGGATGCGAGTATCAGCCTTCGCTACGTTCAGAAACCTTTATCGTCGTATCAGCCGGAAAGGGCAGTTTACTGATGGCCTCCCAGCAGGGAATTATACTTTTCATATTTCGTACA ACTTCCCCGTTTCCAAATTCAAGGGGAAGAAGTATGTGATTCTTTCAACCATGGTATGGAGTGGAGGAAGTAACCCGTTCCTGGGAATTGCCTATTTGGTTTGTGGCGCAGCAGCAACCCTGACAGGTTTTATCATAACTGCCATCCACTTAAAgctcagaaaaaagaaaacatactttCAGAGACGCAAACGTTCCCTGGATTGCTCAGCGAAGGCAAATGTGTGCTGTGAATGA